A region of Nocardioides alkalitolerans DNA encodes the following proteins:
- a CDS encoding alpha/beta hydrolase, whose translation MTAPRLTLPEKAERLVVRGLAKVPPRVLEKVVVRRAVNRDGERLAPEIALALGALNRLPGSDFSTQPLDRARHQIEAEAAVFGASYPPFHLEEDLEVPGPAGPVPATRYRFRAGEPAGLVVYFHGGGWVLGSRHSTVSPVRLLAQHTGCDVLSVDYRLAPEHPFPAALEDARAAWDFAVAQAPGWGIDPARIAVAGDSAGGNISAVLSLDLRTEDVQPCFQLLFFPVTDLSRKSASYAEFRDGFFLTEAQMDWYAERYLPSPTAAADPRVSPLLAPDLAGAPPAYVAVAGFDPLRDEGIAYAERLREAGVPVELAREGDLIHAFINITAVSRSAYDATLRAAVALRRGIVGPE comes from the coding sequence GTGACCGCACCCCGCCTGACCCTGCCCGAGAAGGCCGAGCGCCTCGTCGTCCGTGGACTGGCCAAGGTCCCGCCGCGGGTGCTCGAGAAGGTGGTCGTGCGCCGGGCGGTCAACCGCGACGGGGAGCGCCTGGCTCCGGAGATCGCGCTGGCGCTCGGCGCGCTGAACCGTCTGCCGGGCAGCGACTTCTCCACCCAGCCCCTCGACCGGGCCCGTCACCAGATCGAGGCGGAGGCGGCGGTCTTCGGCGCGTCGTACCCGCCCTTCCACCTCGAGGAGGACCTCGAGGTGCCGGGACCGGCCGGGCCGGTGCCGGCGACGCGCTACCGCTTCCGCGCCGGGGAGCCCGCCGGGCTCGTCGTGTACTTCCACGGCGGCGGGTGGGTGCTGGGCAGTCGTCACTCGACGGTCTCGCCGGTGCGGCTCCTCGCGCAGCACACGGGCTGCGACGTGCTGAGCGTCGACTACCGGCTGGCGCCCGAGCACCCGTTCCCGGCTGCGCTGGAGGACGCGCGGGCGGCCTGGGACTTCGCGGTCGCGCAGGCGCCGGGCTGGGGGATCGATCCGGCGCGGATCGCGGTGGCGGGTGACAGCGCGGGCGGCAACATCTCCGCCGTGCTGTCGCTGGACCTGCGCACCGAGGACGTCCAGCCGTGCTTCCAGCTGCTGTTCTTCCCCGTCACCGACCTGTCGCGCAAGAGCGCGTCCTACGCCGAGTTCCGCGACGGGTTCTTCCTCACGGAGGCGCAGATGGACTGGTACGCCGAGCGCTACCTGCCCTCGCCCACCGCCGCGGCCGACCCGCGCGTCTCCCCGCTGCTCGCCCCGGACCTCGCGGGCGCACCGCCGGCGTACGTCGCGGTCGCCGGCTTCGACCCGCTCCGCGACGAGGGCATCGCCTACGCCGAGCGCCTGCGGGAGGCGGGCGTCCCGGTGGAGCTGGCCCGCGAGGGGGACCTCATCCACGCGTTCATCAACATCACCGCGGTGAGCCGGAGCGCGTACGACGCCACCCTGCGCGCCGCCGTCGCGCTGCGGCGCGGGATCGTCGGGCCGGAATAG
- a CDS encoding GAF domain-containing protein, with protein sequence MTGVEANGSDAIRSPARLADLEASGLLDSPVVAALDALTDVARTALGADTTALVTAITADEQIVVSIADAGPTRQQPGPSPLSDSLCKNVVMTGEPYVDADVADDAADPGKWSRLGVGAYAGFPLRGPQGTVLGAVCVVTPQPREWTPLDLQVMRSLASAAEFVVAMLAIARHERLARLSGAVPLDPLARVQHGLRTPLTSLLGFLELLIDGSVGDVTSEQLAALERCHRNALELREAVDVLGALGS encoded by the coding sequence GTGACCGGTGTCGAGGCCAACGGGAGCGACGCCATCCGGTCGCCGGCACGGCTGGCCGACCTGGAGGCGTCAGGTCTGCTCGACTCGCCCGTCGTCGCCGCCCTCGACGCCCTGACGGACGTGGCGCGCACGGCGCTGGGCGCCGACACGACGGCGCTGGTCACGGCGATCACGGCGGACGAGCAGATCGTGGTGAGCATCGCCGATGCCGGCCCGACGCGGCAGCAGCCCGGCCCGTCGCCGCTCTCCGACTCGCTCTGCAAGAACGTCGTCATGACAGGGGAGCCCTACGTCGACGCCGACGTCGCCGACGACGCAGCCGACCCCGGCAAGTGGAGCCGCCTGGGCGTCGGGGCCTATGCGGGCTTCCCGCTCCGAGGTCCGCAGGGCACGGTCCTGGGTGCCGTCTGCGTCGTCACGCCGCAGCCGCGCGAGTGGACACCCCTCGACCTCCAGGTCATGCGCTCGCTGGCCTCGGCGGCGGAGTTCGTCGTGGCCATGCTCGCGATCGCGCGGCACGAGAGGCTCGCACGGCTCAGTGGCGCCGTACCGCTGGATCCCCTCGCCCGGGTGCAGCACGGGCTCCGGACCCCCCTCACCAGCCTGCTCGGGTTCCTCGAGCTGCTCATCGACGGCAGCGTCGGCGACGTCACGAGCGAGCAGCTCGCAGCGCTGGAGCGTTGCCACCGGAACGCGCTGGAGCTGCGCGAGGCCGTCGACGTGCTGGGCGCCCTCGGATCCTGA